The sequence TGCTTGTTGTATTTACCAGGGTGAGGCACGGCTTGATTTGAATCCTCTCTAGTTTATAGAACTTAAGAgtgtgaatttattttatttcttaggtaaccagcGTTGAGCTGTGCGCTTACTGCCCATACTCACTCACAAGCTCTGTCCGTtgctaataaatctgtttgatATTTTGCCTAAGACAGTGCGTTTTGCTAGAAGTGCCTGGGGAACCTGCTCAGGCTAGTGCacgtccactttcctttgtagacGTGGCCGAGTCAATGAACTTCACTGCTCAGGCTTCTAACTAGTGCAGgacggtacagctctggggtgctAGGCTGGGGAACTGGGGGGAATTCGCTGGAGCCTCTctgttgttggttcatgagtggcggGGAGAAGCCTTCAtgagttgggtgtgtccctgcctgtggattttATGTACGAGCAggattcagaggggtagccgtgttagtctgtatcagcgaaaacaacgaggagtccttgtggcaccttagagactaacaaatttatttgggtataagctttcgtgggctagaacccacttcatcagatgcatggagtggaaaatacagtagcaggtataaatacacagcacatgaaaagatgggcgttgccttaccaagtggggtcAGGGCTAAGGAGCCAATTCAATCACGATGGAAGTGGGctgttctcaacagttgacaaaaaggggtgaatatcaagagaggggaaattattttttgtagtgacccatccactcccagtctttattcaggcctaatttgatggtgtccagtttgcaaattaattccagttctgcagtttctcgttggagtctatttttgaaggtttttttgttgaagaattgtcacTTTTAAGTCTGGGCCAATTCGCCCCAGAGCGCTGGGAGCGGGGACTGCTGTTCGGGCATGGGTCTGTGCAGCAGTGAATGGCTCCCTGTCAGCACAGGTGGGTGCCACCTCTGAGCCAGTCCCTGACGGTGTGTGCGGGGGGCAGGCACTGTCCCAGGGAGCACGTTGGTGCCAGCGCCAGGTAGGTGTGTCTGAGCCTCACCCAGCGACATCAGAACTCCTGATCCTTGCACTTTGCACGTTGTTACAGCCCCTCCCTGTGATCCATGGAAAGTGAAAGGGAATTCGCTGGGGGCCCTGCCAGCTCCGGAGATGGCGACTCTGTGGGGACGTAGGCTGGGGGGTCTCCTCAtccccctccttgtccttggggtGGCCGGTAAGTACAGACCCCTGGTGTCctgtaggagggcagggcagggccccggGGCTCCCCGGCAGAGTAAAGTCCCGGGGACAGGCCCTAGtcactgcccagctctgcccggcCTCAGCCGCCGGGTCTGCCCTGAGCCCGTGTGAATGCCCCAGAGTGTGACAGGAGccggggagggaatgggggagacaTGGGCAGTattgcaggggaagggggcaggaggcagacgGGAGTATTGAGGGGGTAGAGGGAAAATTATAAGGATTTTGCCATCCCCataaggtgggggcagggcccagctcctCACTACGTGCCCCGCGCTGGGCACCTGTGGGCTGGGACTGCCCTGGCCTGGGGCGGTGACTCCTGCTGGGCAGGGTGAGGTCAGTGTTGTACTttaagtactgcacaggatcttttcagggggaataaggcaaaacgccacatttattagtaatacatgtattcattaacactgtattatatgcatataatatattacacttacactcacacacacacacacacacacacacacacacacacacacaaacacactccgtcttgttgttaccaattagttgctccccttaacttcactggccaggtgagttagatgggggagggggtggagccgggcttctgccgatccggatcgatgctcccatgttgacaagacgagacccggggtcctctgcaagacacctcacttttatagcagcttccctcttatgcaaatctagaccagatttaaactctgagtctgtgtccattggtcctttgtgctgctttcttttgagtgttgtcccaatgctgcaaagagggtgtttccaaaagaaggtgcttgcttctaacccccgaggccgtgggtatgtctgcttgtctttaatgagcccacttgacacgttttattgtccttgggtctggctctcagcccctctccaacagtttattataccaagggcaatgcaaagtttctaaatgaggctttgatacaaagtcccatgaaaacagaggtcacacgtgggttagacccaccacaaggttatatgaagaggcacaatgtaaagtcatatgaaaattatcagagatttatctacattgtcCCTCTTTTGACCTCTcgagaacaattcttgagtggtcaccatataaatcttttgtatttgatgcaaacaaaccaaacaattataaccaggtgaatataactaaaaccattacaattgactaaacaccagatataacataaacacaaatgcaaacaattataattataataattggaaatacaacaaaaccattaccattccaataattgggtacattgacaaacaaaatgaggccccagtttgatgctgcaatagccatcaaacaataaaagtcactgaggtcaggaccttcttaagcacacacaacaaataaaattttgtaggagtaccacagttgttatgcaaggttaagctgatttggacttaaactaacattcagttgctaaaatgttgtagaatcccctatttttaacagttgttctcagaggtttctggggacctgaaagatggggccatacaattatgggccaaggtattacaggttatgggggcccaagaactacccttcagcgcttggggaaatagaaccagagtgcatagaggaaagtgtggaattaataataatacaagcaaatgtaactaacaatacaaatgtattaataacaaaaattaacaacaaaatgactattagagaacctaaccaaaaataaacctgatgccctggggaccaaagtcttttggacacaagtggtgattgataagttggatggagatgggggaagtagagagaggaaaagacatttgccctgtctagtgtagtatcccctctctctggacccaatgctagcacaggacaccactagagacagacacagaacatgcaacacagactttgtcatgacactagaaccatggtattttataactcttcagctggtaccagctctcctgatgttctggttcagagcctgaaagatagaagcttggaaacaaattagcacagtgctttcaccctggcagaacctgcttggtctctgccacagtgtgtttggtacttggggctgcacaaatgctaattaaatggtgcatttcttgtgagtgtaaatcctccctttctctcagtaaaagggcgttaacactccatctagaaaaaaaatctgttttaaaatctccagccattttgccatggcctggagatctgagaaagaagcaggcactgttgttaactgtttcaatggcattttggccctgggaggaggaatttacccaaatatcccccttcccaatctccagaggagtcccaaaggtctgcccccttctggggtagggttaccatacgtccggattttcccggacatgtccggctttttgggctccaaatccccgtccggggggaaatcccaaaaagccggacatgtccgggaaaatcgggacatgcgggcggcagtgctgggctgggggtgccaagcgccgggggcaccgagcgccgggggctggcggggccgagcgccggcggtgccggggaccaggggggccgggggcgccgagcgccgggggctggcggggccgagcgccggggatgccggggaccgggggccggcggggctgggggccggcggggccggggaccgggaACGCCGagtgccgggggccggcggggccgagcgccgggggtgccggggaccgggggcaccaagcgccgggggccggcggggccgagcacCGGTGGGGCCGGGTCCAGGGGGCCCGGGGGCCGACGGGGCCGAGCGCCAGCGGAGCCGGgggagtgctcggccgggggctgggccggggggtgctgagcgggtcggcagggctggggggtgctgagcgggccaggagtgctcggccgggggccggcggggccagggggggcTAGGCTGGGGgtccgggggcggggccggggccaggtgaagtgtcctccttttggaggctcaaaacatggtaaccctattctggggtctcaaatgtttcttcttctgatgttactgctgctgtaagatttgagagtgctgttttaactctctgtacccaacctgttttccagtttctctatctgttgcttgcctgggcccgatcctgcttttttcaataaacagttcctttccatgggcacaagccttgttccactatcaatttagcaaggagggtgggcttttcaactagcccccacccttcctggtcccattccttaaacatttttttcaaaattgtgaaattaccacaatattacttacaaaaaacaaacaaacaaacaaacataaaccaaacATAAaccttgacagaacaaggagcaatggtctcaagttgcagtgggggaggtccaggttggatatcaggaaaaactatttcactaggagggtggtgaaacactggaatgcgttacctagggaggtggtggagtctccttccttggaggtttttaaggcccggcttgacaaagccctggctgggatgatttagctgggaattggtcctgctttgagcagggggttggactagatgacctcttgaggtcccttccaactctgatattctatgattctatgattcacactacactgcccaaattcctatatccttcagagtttggtttaacagaacaagatctgcatcttacgtttttaacccactctgggccagagggagagacgctaagcttccctctgtattactcggtctgctaccaccgagggttcatacaccaattatacaaatccttccccggatcagagtgagaaacactaagttctcctctttagctcagtcttgctacggctgagggtgtatgtacctctataacacaatttaaacctaaactcctatatccttcagagtttggttaattaactgaaagtttacgctctttttcctctagtgccaggcttgctaaagctggcggtgtgcacaccagttttataataactgtgggttctatgcttgctccccctttcgcattctcctccaaaatgttgtacttaaagtactgcacaggatcttttcagggggaataagacaaaacgccacatttattagtaatacatgtattcattaacactgtattatatgcatataatatattacacttacactcacacacacaaacacactccgtcttgttgttaccaattagttgctccccttaacttcactggccaggtgagttagatgagggagggggtggagccgggcttctgccgatccggatcgatgctcccatgttgacaagacgagacccggggtcctctgcaagacacctcacttttatagcagctttcctcttatgcaaatctataccagattcaaactctgtgtctgtgtccattggtcctttgtgctgctttcttttgagtgttgtcccaatgctgcaaagagggtgtttccaaaagaaggtgcttgcttttaacccccgaggccgtcggtatgtctgcttgtctttaatgagcccacttgacacattttattgtccttgggtctggctcccagcccctctccaacagttgcatccgaagaagtgaggtttttactcacgaaaacttatgcccaaataaatctgttagtctttaaggtgccaccagactccttgttgtttttgtagatacagactaacacggctaccccctgatactccaacagttgaggctgtctggaggtgctgccttccatgccttgctcatccacacctcattcattcaacagggcaattgattaagagtggggggcgggggagagctcttgttctactgctagcaaaaagacatttttcttctatcttattctatccttaggggctataacattataccaagggcaatgcaaagtttctaaatgaggctttgatacaaagtcccatgaaaacagaggttacacgtgggtagacccaccacaaggttatacgaagaggcacaatgtaaagtcatatgaaaattatcagagatttatctacatcactcagggcctggctggggctctgctGTTAGGGGCTACGGGCTGCGCTGCTGGATCAGCCCCTCTCCCCGCTCAGCCGGACGTCTCTTTTCTCCTagcaggctcccagctgcagatctACACCCCCCCGTCCTCCCAGGCCCCGCTGGGCTCTGGGGCGCTGCTGAAATGCCGGTTCAGCATTGGGGAGCAGATTGACCTGAGCTCCCTGCGGGTTCAGTGGTATTTCTCAGGGCGCCGGATACTGGAGTACCCCCCGGGGCAGGGGGATCCCCAGCCCGGAGCCAGCATCTCGGAACAGGAGCTAAGGAACGGGAACGCCTCGCTGTCGCTGGCCAGAGTGACGCCGTTTGACCAGGGGCCCTATAAATGTGTCGTCGGGTACGGCGtggaggagctgcagagtgaGACGACCCTCAGCGTGGCCGGTGAGGAGACTGGCCCCTAAGAGAAACACGCTGGGCTGGTGGGTGTGATGGGCCAGGGTCCCTGTACTGCTGGATTCCCTGCAAGgtgtggggtgtgagaggggtgtgtatgtgtggtgcCCCCCGTGCAGTGTTGTGTGAATGCTCACAAACAAGGGCAAGGGGCAGTGTTGGTGAGGATGTGAGAGTCAAACTTGTTGCTCCTCTGTAACTTCCAGCGGCTCCGAGAATCTCCATCCCCCGGCGATCGGCCAGGAAAGATACTGAGAGCTTTTTCCTGTGCCACGTGTGGGGATTCTACCCCGGGGACGTCACCGTCACGTGGCTGAGAGACGGGCGGGTTCTGACCGACGCCAcccgctctgccccccagagGAACCCGGACGGGACCTTTAACCTCACCCTGACCTACACCTTCACCCCCACCGCGAGCGACTCCGGCAGCAACTTCTCCTGCCACGTCACCCacgcggctctggcccagcccctgcaggaGGAGTTCCCCCTGGATGTCACAGGTGAGTCTGGGCTAGAGGGACTGGAGCATAGAGACACAGGGATCCCCATCTCCATCACTCTGCTACAGGGAGTTTCTCCTGGTTAGGGGAGGTGCGTTAAGCTCAGGGTGGCACCTGCGAGCTCCACCAGTGTCATGGTCTTCTGTACCAGATCTGGACTGGGTCAGAGCTGGCTTCCACACCCCAGATATGTTCATCCTGAGATCCGGtaatgctctgccaggtctgGCTGTTGTGAGCTTAGAGAAGGTGTGTTGCACCCAGTGCCCCAGTGGCTGAACAGTGTAATACAATTCAGCATCCCGAGACATGTCCCCCTTGAAGTGCTACTTTCCTACCATTGACAATAGTGACTCAGTCACGCTGTCTTTGGGGTTCAGAGCAGATCCGTTTGTAAAGTGTCTTTGAATCGTACCCAAATGCAG is a genomic window of Malaclemys terrapin pileata isolate rMalTer1 chromosome 4, rMalTer1.hap1, whole genome shotgun sequence containing:
- the LOC128835476 gene encoding natural cytotoxicity triggering receptor 3 ligand 1-like; its protein translation is MGLCSSEWLPVSTAGSQLQIYTPPSSQAPLGSGALLKCRFSIGEQIDLSSLRVQWYFSGRRILEYPPGQGDPQPGASISEQELRNGNASLSLARVTPFDQGPYKCVVGYGVEELQSETTLSVAAAPRISIPRRSARKDTESFFLCHVWGFYPGDVTVTWLRDGRVLTDATRSAPQRNPDGTFNLTLTYTFTPTASDSGSNFSCHVTHAALAQPLQEEFPLDVTAAPRLSIPQRSAGTDTATSFPCHVWGFYPQDIAVTWLRDGRVLTDATRSAPQRNPDGTFNLTLTYTFTPTVSDSGSIFSCHVSHAALAQPLREEFPLDVTEAHGSTTALTAVLGISVTLAMVTTALATYFWCRWKGRCAPTSTDGKVPYSDSEVPDGKVSKSVSEVLVPGDAMEGTFPEDTAVTWERIHGQDRTLIGTDGVTPALESDTGEITDLPHG